A single genomic interval of Helianthus annuus cultivar XRQ/B chromosome 6, HanXRQr2.0-SUNRISE, whole genome shotgun sequence harbors:
- the LOC110865596 gene encoding serine/threonine protein phosphatase 2A 57 kDa regulatory subunit B' kappa isoform, whose amino-acid sequence MNKNLFLGCLQKGRRYPHFHHSYFYYYAFNFKKLTQLSLSLSLSLSWYVFISFYHQKPMSIFLPETSGLLSASNSTVSTMIKQFLAKIPRKSAKSNTPDADGGGSSTSVTTDVGNSSFINTYNAISSRLNSVKQMSSSIFPASIMSGGEMIDPHVPFKDVQSSDKLRLLISKLNLCSKLYDFHNQDQDSAEKDIKRQTLLDIIDFFSSESPKLSEPAMFAVCKMCGNNLFRDFPPKRFFYSPRGEKEDEEPSFDPAWSHLQLVYEILLRFLSQSSLDPKIVKQYIDHSFILRLLDLFDSEDPRERDCLKSVLHRVYGKFMVHRPFIRMVVSNIIYRFVFETEKHNGIAELLEIFGSVISGFALPLKNEHKLFLLRALVPLHKPKSVGVYHHQLTYCVVQFVEKEPKLSSAVIKGLLKYWPVTSSQKQLMFLSELEELLEKIHTDEFEKIMVPLFRRINCCLRSTHFQVAEQAHFLWNNEHILHLIMCNRHVIIPLVYLTIEQNSQNHWSRTVLNLAQNMMKMLNDVDQELVQSCQGQSEEDKSKSTVVAEKRRLTWERLESIAGFQPVVGSVPVLEETSACIVSC is encoded by the exons ATGAACAAAAACCTATTTCTCGGATGCTTACAGAAAGGAAGACGGTATCCCCATTTTCACCattcttatttttattattatgccttcaatttcaagaaattaacacaactctctctctctctctctctatctctctcatGGTATGTCTTCATCTCTTTCTATCATCAGAAGCCCATGTCCATTTTTCTCCCTGAAACTTCag GTTTGTTATCGGCTTCAAATTCAACTGTTTCCACTATGATCAAGCAGTTCCTCGCAAAGATCCCGCGTAAATCCGCAAAATCCAATACACCAGATGCTGACGGAGGCGGTTCTTCAACTAGTGTTACAACTGATGTGGGAAACAGTAGCTTCATCAACACTTATAATGCCATTTCGAGTCGATTAAACTCGGTTAAACAAATGTCTTCCTCAATTTTTCCGGCAAGCATAATGTCAGGAGGGGAAATGATTGATCCTCATGTTCCGTTCAAAGACGTCCAAAGTTCAGATAAGCTAAGACTTCTGATCAGTAAACTAAATCTTTGCTCTAAGTTATATGATTTTCATAATCAAGATCAAGATTCCGCTGAGAAAGACATAAAGCGTCAAACTTTATTAGATATTATCGACTTTTTTTCATCTGAATCGCCAAAACTTAGCGAACCCGCGATGTTTGCGGTTTGTAAAATGTGTGGCAACAATCTTTTTAGAGATTTTCCTCCAAAACGGTTTTTTTATTCGCCTCGTGGTGAAAAAGAAGATGAGGAACCGTCTTTTGACCCCGCATGGTCACATCTACAACTTGTATACGAAATACTTCTCAGATTTCTAAGTCAATCCTCTCTTGACCCGAAGATTGTCAAACAGTATATCGATCACTCGTTCATATTACGGTTACTTGATCTTTTCGACAGTGAAGATCCTCGAGAAAGAGACTGTTTGAAATCCGTTCTACATCGGGTTTACGGGAAATTCATGGTTCATAGACCCTTTATTCGGATGGTCGTGAGCAACATTATATATCGCTTTGTTTTCGAAACCGAAAAACACAACGGGATTGCGGAATTATTGGAGATCTTTGGTAGTGTGATTAGTGGTTTCGCGTTGCCGTTAAAGAACGAACACAAGCTGTTTTTACTAAGGGCTCTTGTTCCTCTACACAAACCGAAGTCTGTGGGGGTTTATCATCACCAGCTAACTTATTGTGTGGTTCAGTTCGTAGAGAAAGAACCGAAACTGTCGAGCGCTGTTATAAAGGGATTGTTGAAATATTGGCCCGTTACTAGCAGTCAGAAGCAGTTGATGTTTTTAAGTGAGTTGGAAGAGTTGCTTGAAAAGATTCACACTGATGAGTTTGAGAAAATTATGGTTCCATTGTTTCGACGTATAAATTGCTGTCTTCGCAGCACCCATTTCCAG GTGGCTGAGCAAGCACATTTCTTATGGAACAACGAACATATCCTCCATCTTATAATGTGTAACCGCCACGTGATTATACCTCTTGTCTACTTGACGATAGAGCAAAACTCACAAAACCATTGGAGCCGCACCGTACTCAACCTTGCACAAAACATGATGAAgatgttgaatgatgttgatcaAGAATTGGTGCAGTCATGCCAAGGGCAATCAGAGGaagacaagtcaaagtcaacCGTGGTGGCCGAGAAGCGGCGGCTGACATGGGAGCGGCTTGAAAGCATTGCGGGTTTTCAACCTGTCGTGGGAAGTGTTCCGGTTTTGGAAGAAACCTCGGCTTGTATTGTCTCTTGCTAG